One genomic window of Cannabis sativa cultivar Pink pepper isolate KNU-18-1 chromosome 2, ASM2916894v1, whole genome shotgun sequence includes the following:
- the LOC115720400 gene encoding uncharacterized protein LOC115720400 has protein sequence MTFDRGPQMGDLANHPIVHLPRLKDRKDYKHIHKKKDMTAITEDSDDCSTDRELFSISKSSMNKECILNSGCTYHLVIKTEKIVIRPYDGGVKVLKNVRHISEIKRNLISLGALENEGYRYKSMNRNLRITKAFFDNNESVVGYVMASSSRNDGDLSKKWADMCLDEEEDTEAIFDEEDGDETEPDLDDRWCLIGRLLTGKVSDFLVFQNIMADLWKPGKGMYVKILEQNRFLFQFYHEIDIRRVINGSPWTYDRKQLIIERLKPGGNPKNVMLNTLDLWVQIHDLQSGFRTEKAILEAGRFIGEYLEADPNNFTGVWREYFRVRVRINITIPLKRRMKFRRRGNDTFFYANFKYEKVPTFCFICGLLGHSENFCSKLYDTPADEIVKPYGLWMKAPNRRQNFLTASPWLRSGKTATQASNEVPTDEAININSPSQFAPEPKNKSHPMESDRDISVNEGTVVILKESGIKFSSDLEFEISEGKRKRIDSLFNGPINNNSGPVESSISLATLKNTTNTEGSSKNVSMEVVDRIKNRLGFDSCFTVEAIGRSGGLAFFWKNADEARLLGYSQNHIDFEITISGTTPWRLTGFYGEPNRSLRSRTWTLLRTLFSESHLPWCLIGDFNNIGNQAEKRGGRAYPSALITGFQSVLHDCSLHDLELRGYPFTWERGRASGNLVEIRLDKALVSQRWLDLFHQVTLTNLSVSSSDHTPIFSEFHDSPHLDNVFHFRFENSWFREPMCAQIVKSCWENNSHLTLLEKINLCSSQLEKWGKTLTGNFKSRLVKSKKKMAALKLSGIDNCDQDYATEKNNYFEILAQQEIYWKQRSKQFWLNAGDKNSKYFHATASSRKRNNQIYQLQKPNGEWSGWDNGLNEVISDYFINLFTSNGTFQNTVANDIRCSIDEAQNHILLQPVTPDEVRHALFQMHPDKAPGPDGMGPGFYQKHWDVVGPDIVNMVTDFFASGVIPTDLNITNLVLIPKKKNFVSMSDMRPIALCNVLYKVLSKVIANRMRGIIDQIISVNQSAFIPGRLISDNVMIAFEVMHYLKRKTKGKKGFMALKLDMSKAYDRVELNYLHAVMSHMGFHSKWIELVMSCITSVSYKVIHGGHVVGPITPSRGIRQGDPLSTYLFIMCAEGLTALINKFEARRAIQGCKVARGAPSITHMLFADDSYLFCQATTEAATSVNSLLHMFQLASGQQVNFSKSSIFFSPNTTVQHRSSICSVLGMVEASEGSLYLGLPNIIGRNKNSILGFLKNKVMSRINSWDGKFLSRAGKEILLKTVIQSLPTYAMSVFLIPLGICEDIEKLMASFWWKTSSSKGRGIIWMSWERMATPKLEGGMGFRHLHDFNIAMLAKQGWRLLCQPDSLVGQIFRAKYFPTTDYLSAELGNNPSFVWRSIWAAQKVVRQGAVRIIGDGETTRILSNPWLPDPDNRLVTSTHPALLNNNVSSLLSVGTRSWDSDIIDDLFNNRDASLILGLPLSPNVDSDFWSWSGDHTGLFSVKTAYLLLQKNKPRHPRPDNSGFWRKLWQLKIPPKVKNLLWRAVTGCLPTCLQLVTKHVSISAICPVCTDQAESTVHALLTCPFAMSCWRSLGITYDPVHPLSFGGWFEKALMNLDEEIAPRAAMLCWAIWKARNLVVWKNKVSSRTEVIASARITLDHWRNAQDNTSLSSLFLDNRGDGAERWTTPEANKIKINVDAALFPRDNSYGFGIVARDSLGKLVEAKSCYFRGTYDAEVVEAMGVKEALSWIKSKNWSDVEIETDSMLTVQGIRSNQSLNSIFGLIIHDCQVLFSSLNNVKLCFIRRSANRVAHVVARHSCFLSGRSIFEYNAWDELLSLLYSEC, from the exons GGCGACCTTGCAAATCATCCCATAGTTCACCTCCCACGGTTGAA AGATAGGAAGGACTACAAGCATATTCACAAGAAGAAAGATATGACTGCAATTACAGAGGACAGTGATGATTGCTCAACAGATAGAGAATTATTTTCCATCTCGAAATCCTCAATGAACAAGGAGTGTATTCTTAATTCTGGATGTACTTATCACTT GGTCATTAAAACTGAAAAGATCGTCATCCGACCATATGATGGTGGAGTTAAAGTGCTAAAGAATGTGAGGCACATTTCGGAGATAAAAAGAAACCTCATATCCCTAGGTGCGCTTGAAAATGAGGGTTACAGATACAAGTCCATGAATAGAAACTTAAGGATCACTAAAGCTTTTTTTGATAATAATGAAAG TGTTGTTGGTTACGTCATGGCTTCCAGTAGCAGAAACGATGGGGATTTATCTAAGAAATGGGCTGATATGTGTCTGGACGAAGAAGAAGATACAGAGGCAATTTTCGACGAAGAAGACGGTGATGAAACAGAACCCGATTTGGACGACCGCTGGTGTTTGATAGGAAGGCTATTGACAGGCAAAGTTTCGGACTTCCTTGTCTTCCAAAACATAATGGCCGATCTTTGGAAACCCGGAAAAGGCATGTACGTGAAGATACTAGAGCAGAACCGATTCCTTTTCCAATTTTACCACGAAATTGATATTAGAAGAGTGATCAATGGCAGCCCATGGACTTATGACAGGAAACAACTTATAATCGAGCGCCTAAAACCAGGTGGTAATCCAAAAAACGTAATGCTGAATACACTAGATTTGTGGGTGCAAATCCATGATTTGCAATCTGGATTTCGAACGGAGAAAGCTATCCTCGAGGCAGGTCGATTCATTGGCGAGTATTTAGAGGCTGATCCGAACAACTTCACCGGCGTCTGGCGAGAATACTTTAGAGTTCGAGTGCGGATCAACATTACCATTCCGTTGAAACGGAGGATGAAATTCAGACGCAGGGGGAATGATACGTTCTTTTATGCCAATTTCAAATATGAGAAGGTTCCCACATTTTGCTTTATTTGTGGATTGCTAGGACACTCCGAAAATTTCTGCTCTAAGCTCTACGATACACCTGCGGATGAGATAGTGAAGCCGTATGGGTTGTGGATGAAGGCTCCTAATCGAcggcaaaattttttgacagCCTCACCATGGCTGCGATCGGGGAAGACAGCTACTCAGGCCAGCAATGAGGTGCCCACTGATGAAGCAATCAACATTAACTCTCCTTCCCAATTTGCGCCTGAACCAAAGAACAAATCGCATCCTATGGAATCAGATCGTGACATATCCGTGAATGAAGGTACCGTGGTTATTTTAAAGGAAAGTGGTATTAAATTCTCTTCTGACTTGGAATTTGAAATATCAGAAGGGAAAAGGAAAAGAATAGACTCTCTCTTTAATGGGcctattaataataatagtggGCCGGTGGAATCAAGCATTAGTCTTGCtactttgaaaaataccacaaaTACAGAGGGCAGCTCAAAAAACGTTTCAATG GAAGTTGTGGACCGAATAAAAAATAGATTGGGCTTTGATTCTTGTTTTACTGTTGAGGCTATTGGGCGGTCTGGTGGGCTAGCCTTTTTCTGGAAAAACGCAGATGAAGCCCGACTGTTGGGATATTCTCAGAATCATATTGACTTTGAGATCACGATTTCTGGTACGACACCTTGGCGCCTCACCGGTTTCTATGGTGAACCAAACCGATCGTTACGCTCACGGACGTGGACTCTCCTTCGAACCCTCTTCTCTGAATCGCACCTTCCTTGGTGCTTAATTGGGGACTTCAACAACATTGGTAACCAAGCAGAAAAACGAGGAGGCCGTGCTTATCCTTCTGCGTTAATCACCGGTTTCCAATCAGTTCTCCACGACTGTTCCCTGCATGACCTGGAGCTTCGCGGATATCCTTTTACATGGGAACGAGGCCGTGCGTCTGGCAACTTGGTAGAGATAAGGCTTGACAAAGCCTTAGTTTCTCAACGATGGCTCGATCTCTTCCATCAGGTAACCTTGACCAATCTCTCTGTTTCATCTTCGGATCACACTCCTATTTTTTCGGAATTTCATGACAGCCCCCACCTTGATAATGTTTTCCATTTTCGGTTTGAAAATTCCTGGTTCCGTGAACCCATGTGTGCTCAGATTGTGAAATCCTGTTGGGAAAATAATAGTCACCTTACTCTGCTTGAAAAGATTAATCTGTGTAGTTCTCAATTGGAAAAGTGGGGGAAAACTCTTACTGGAAATTTTAAAAGTCGCCTAGTCAAAAGCAAGAAAAAGATGGCTGCTCTGAAACTTTCGGGCATTGATAATTGTGATCAGGATTATGCAACTGAGAAAAATAATTACTTTGAGATCCTTGCTCAGCAGGAAATTTACTGGAAGCAGAGATCCAAGCAGTTTTGGTTAAATGCGGGAGACAAGAACAGCAAGTACTTTCATGCCACTGCAAGTTCACGAAAAAGGAACAACCAGATTTACCAGCTGCAAAAACCGAATGGAGAGTGGTCAGGTTGGGACAATGGTCTGAACGAGGTAATATCTGACTATTTTATTAATCTGTTCACATCCAATGGCACTTTTCAAAATACTGTTGCCAATGATATTCGGTGTAGCATTGATGAAGCTCAAAATCATATCTTATTACAACCTGTTACTCCTGATGAAGTTCGACATGCTCTCTTTCAAATGCATCCTGATAAAGCCCCTGGACCCGATGGCATGGGGCCAGGCTTTTATCAAAAACACTGGGATGTGGTCGGTCCGGATATAGTAAATATGGTCACTGATTTTTTTGCTTCTGGTGTCATTCCTACTGATCTGAATATCACAAATCTTGTACTGATCCCCAAGAAGAAAAATTTTGTCTCCATGAGTGATATGAGACCGATAGCCCTTTGTAATGTGTTATATAAAGTGCTCTCTAAGGTCATTGCCAACCGTATGAGAGGTATTATTGATCAGATTATCTCTGTGAATCAGAGTGCTTTTATCCCTGGTAGACTtatctctgataatgtgatgatTGCTTTTGAGGTGATGCACTATTTGAAGCGAAAAACAAAAGGCAAGAAGGGGTTTATGGCACTTAAACTTGATATGAGCAAAGCATACGACCGGGTTGAGTTGAACTATCTTCATGCAGTTATGTCTCATATGGGATTTCATTCGAAGTGGATAGAGCTTGTTATGTCCTGTATTACCTCGGTCAGCTATAAGGTAATCCATGGTGGTCATGTTGTTGGTCCTATTACTCCATCTCGCGGTATTCGGCAAGGTGACCCACTTTCCACTTATCTATTCATCATGTGTGCTGAAGGACTTACGGCGCTTATTAATAAGTTTGAAGCAAGACGGGCTATTCAAGGATGCAAGGTGGCTCGCGGTGCCCCTTCTATCACTCACATGCTTTTTGCCGATGACAGTTATCTCTTTTGCCAAGCCACTACAGAAGCTGCTACGAGTGTAAACTCCCTCCTTCATATGTTCCAATTGGCTTCTGGGCAGCAAGTAAATTTTTCTAAGTCATCGATCTTCTTTAGCCCTAACACCACTGTGCAACATCGTTCTAGTATTTGTTCTGTGCTTGGGATGGTTGAAGCCTCAGAGGGCAGTCTGTATCTTGGCTTACCTAATATTATTGGTCGAAACAAGAACTCTATTCTCGGCTTCTTAAAGAATAAGGTCATGTCTCGTATCAATAGTTGGGATGGTAAATTTTTATCTCGAGCTGGCAAGGAAATTCTTCTCAAGACTGTGATCCAATCTTTGCCAACATATGCTATGAGTGTCTTCCTAATTCCTCTTGGCATTTGTGAGGATATTGAGAAACTTATGGCTAGTTTTTGGTGGAAGACAAGCTCAAGCAAGGGTCGTGGTATTATATGGATGTCCTGGGAAAGAATGGCGACTCCAAAACTAGAAGGCGGTATGGGATTCCGACATCTTCATGATTTTAATATTGCTATGCTTGCTAAGCAAGGCTGGAGACTCTTGTGCCAACCTGACTCCTTGGTGGGGCAAATTTTTAGAGCCAAATATTTTCCTACCACTGATTATCTCTCAGCCGAATTGGGAAATAATCCCAGCTTTGTCTGGCGTAGTATCTGGGCCGCTCAAAAGGTGGTCCGTCAAGGGGCTGTTCGTATCATTGGAGATGGAGAAACTACCAGAATTCTTTCAAATCCATGGCTTCCTGATCCGGACAATAGACTTGTTACTTCAACTCATCCAGCTCTCTTGAATAATAATGTGAGTTCTCTCCTCTCTGTGGGTACTCGTAGCTGGGATTCAGATATCATCGATGATCTGTTCAATAATCGGGATGCTAGCTTGATACTTGGTCTTCCTTTGTCTCCTAATGTTGACTCTGATTTTTGGTCATGGTCAGGAGACCATACTGGGCTTTTCTCTGTCAAAACTGCCTATCTCCTGCTGCAGAAAAATAAACCACGGCATCCAAGACCTGATAATTCTGGATTTTGGCGTAAACTGTGGCAATTGAAGATCCCGCCTAAAGTTAAGAATCTGTTATGGCGTGCTGTTACTGGTTGTCTTCCCACTTGTCTTCAATTGGTGACAAAACATGTAAGTATCTCTGCAATCTGCCCTGTTTGTACTGATCAAGCTGAGTCTACTGTCCATGCTCTTCTCACATGCCCCTTTGCTATGTCATGTTGGCGTTCCCTTGGTATCACTTATGACCCGGTACATCCATTATCTTTTGGTGGCTGGTTTGAGAAAGCTCTTATGAACCTTGATGAGGAGATTGCTCCACGAGCTGCTATGTTGTGTTGGGCAATTTGGAAGGCCCGAAATCTTGTTGTATGGAAAAATAAAGTATCCTCAAGAACCGAAGTGATTGCATCAGCTCGAATAACTCTTGATCATTGGCGTAACGCTCAAGATAACACTTCCTTATCTTCTCTATTTTTGGATAATAGAGGAGATGGAGCTGAGCGCTGGACTACACCTGAAGCAAATAAAATCAAGATAAATGTTGATGCTGCACTCTTTCCACGGGATAACTCTTATGGTTTCGGGATAGTTGCTCGGGATAGCCTCGGTAAGCTTGTTGAGGCTAAATCATGCTACTTCAGAGGTACTTATGATGCGGAAGTTGTTGAAGCAATGGGAGTCAAAGAAGCTCTCAGCTGGATTAAAAGTAAGAATTGGTCTGATGTTGAGATTGAGACTGATAGTATGCTCACTGTGCAAGGCATTCGTAGTAACCAATCCttaaattctatttttggcTTGATTATTCATGACTgtcaagttttattttcttctctaaataaTGTTAAGCTTTGCTTTATTAGACGATCAGCAAACCGAGTTGCCCATGTTGTGGCTAGGCACTCTTGTTTTCTCTCTGGTCGTAGCATTTTTGAGTATAATGCTTGGGACGAGTTACTCTCCCTTTTGTATTCTGAATGCTAA